One genomic region from Balaenoptera acutorostrata chromosome 1, mBalAcu1.1, whole genome shotgun sequence encodes:
- the GJA5 gene encoding gap junction alpha-5 protein encodes MGDWSFLGEFLEEAHKHSTVIGKVWLTVLFIFRMLVLGTAAESSWGDEQADFQCDTIQPGCENVCYDQAFPISHIRYWVLQIIFVSTPSLVYLGHAVHTVRMQEKRKLREGERAKEVRGAASYEYPVAEKTELSCWEEVNGRIPLRGSLLNTYVCSILIRTTMEVAFIVGQYLLYGIFLDTLHVCRRSPCPHPVNCYVSRPTEKNVFIVFMLAVAGLSLFLSLVELYHLGWKKIRQRFVKSQQGMAECQLPGPSARIVQSCTPPPDFNQCLENGPGGKFFNPFSNKMASQQNTDNLATEQVRGQEQIPGDGFIHIRYAQKPEVPNEGSPGHRLPHGYQSDKRRLSKASSKARSDDLSV; translated from the coding sequence ATGGGTGACTGGAGCTTCCTGGGAGAGTTCCTGGAGGAAGCACACAAGCATTCCACGGTGATTGGTAAGGTCTGGCTCACCGTCCTCTTCATATTCCGCATGCTGGTGCTGGGCACGGCTGCCGAGTCCTCCTGGGGGGACGAGCAGGCTGATTTCCAGTGCGATACGATTCAGCCCGGTTGCGAGAACGTCTGCTATGACCAAGCCTTCCCTATCTCCCACATTCGCTACTGGGTGCTGCAGATCATCTTCGTCTCCACACCGTCTCTAGTGTACTTGGGCCACGCCGTGCACACGGTGCGCATGCAGGAGAAGCGGAAGCTACGGGAGGGCGAGAGGGCCAAAGAGGTTCGGGGCGCTGCCTCTTACGAGTACCCAGTGGCCGAGAAGACGGAGCTGTCCTGCTGGGAAGAAGTGAACGGAAGGATTCCCCTCCGGGGCAGTCTGCTCAACACTTATGTCTGCAGCATCCTGATCCGCACCACCATGGAGGTGGCCTTCATTGTGGGCCAGTACCTCCTCTACGGCATCTTCCTGGACACGCTGCATGTCTGCCGCAGGagtccctgcccccatcctgtcAACTGTTATGTGTCCCGGCCCACGGAGAAGAATGTCTTCATTGTCTTTATGCTGGCTGTGGCCGGACTGTCCCTTTTCCTCAGCCTTGTTGAACTCTACCACCTGGGCTGGAAAAAGATCAGACAGCGATTTGTCAAGTCACAGCAGGGCATGGCTGAGTGCCAGCTTCCTGGTCCCTCTGCCCGCATAGTCCAGAGCTGCACACCACCCCCTGACTTCAATCAGTGCCTGGAGAATGGCCCCGGGGGGAAATTCTTCAATCCATTCAGTAACAAGATGGCCTCTCAGCAGAACACAGATAACCTGGCCACTGAGCAAGTGCGAGGCCAGGAGCAGATTCCTGGAGACGGTTTCATTCATATCCGTTATGCCCAGAAGCCTGAGGTACCCAATGAAGGCTCCCCAGGTCACCGCCTCCCCCATGGCTATCAGAGTGACAAGCGCCGTCTCAGCAAGGCCAGCAGCAAGGCCAGGTCAGATGACCTATCAGTGTGA